From the genome of Lotus japonicus ecotype B-129 chromosome 6, LjGifu_v1.2, one region includes:
- the LOC130724935 gene encoding uncharacterized protein LOC130724935, which produces MDGGQGFRDFKAFNMTLVGKNWWRMHRNPDLLLSRVYQSVYFPRGDLWNARKGGRPNYAWSSLWKTRWLFDEESVWRVGNGKTIRVSDNRWLPQGSPLVYREEEASTLGVVHVSNLMLPGRMCWNADLIRHIFWPPTAEGILKIPLPMVPRDDVMAWPHTINGEYTSKSGYVVARNKVLHGTSSSSLALQVPPVVWKVLWSTHTLPRCRELIWRGCLKILPTRGALCSRGLDVDDLCPWCAVQPKTAAHEIFFCPVVKRWWFASSLGLRLDDEMEFHEFVAEFFSRADEGCISRFCELCYIFWEARNRLVFDGVVHDGVVVFASCLACQPTSKCFSCPSSSGAASFGFIARNENGEVLAAATKPAMACLSPLLAEAEAFRWNMGLALELGFRVVMMERDCKALHDAWFKKDKGCSYLFSVISDCNDLASSFASFGFYFVRRTGNKVVDLLAKHAGDFGDSVRRRSPLLHAVCP; this is translated from the exons ATGGATGGTGGTCAAGGTTTTCGGGACTTTAAAGCCTTTAACATGACTCTTGTGGGTAAGAATTGGTGGCGAATGCACCGGAATCCGGATTTATTGCTTTCTCGTGTTTATCAATCTGTGTATTTTCCTAGGGGTGATTTGTGGAATGCGAGGAAGGGTGGCAGGCCTAACTATGCTTGGTCCAGTTTGTGGAAGACGAGGTGGCTCTTTGACGAAGAGTCGGTGTGGCGAGTGGGGAATGGTAAAACTATCCGAGTTAGTGACAACCGTTGGCTCCCCCAAGGTAGCCCGTTGGTTTACCGCGAGGAGGAAGCATCCACACTTGGGGTGGTGCATGTTTCAAACCTTATGCTCCCTGGGAGAATGTGTTGGAATGCTGATCTTATTAGACATATCTTTTGGCCTCCTACAGCGGAAGGAATTCTCAAGATTCCTCTACCTATGGTGCCAAGAGATGATGTGATGGCGTGGCCGCATACTATCAATGGGGAGTATACCTCAAAATCTGGTTATGTTGTGGCTCGAAATAAAGTGTTGCATGGCACGTCGTCTTCCTCCTTGGCTTTGCAGGTCCCCCCGGTGGTCTGGAAGGTGCTATGGAGTACACACACGCTGCCTAGGTGCCGAGAACTTATATGGAGGGGTTGCTTGAAAATCCTCCCTACGCGTGGTGCCCTTTGCTCACGGGGTTTGGACGTGGACGATCTCTGTCCCTGGTGCGCGGTGCAGCCTAAAACAGCAGCCCATGAGATATTTTTTTGCCCAGTGGTTAAACGCTGGTGGTTCGCTTCCTCGTTAGGACTCCGACTGGATGATGAGATGGAATTTCATGAGTTTGTGGCGGAATTCTTCAGCAGAGCGGATGAGGGATGCATATCCAGATTTTGTGAGCTTTGCTACATCTTCTGGGAGGCGCGAAACAGGTTGGTTTTTGATGGTGTGGTACATGATGGAGTTGTTGTTTTCGCGAGCTGCCTCGCTTGCCAGCCCACCTCTAAGTGCTTCTCATGTCCGAGTTCAAGCG GAGCTGCAAGCTTCGGGTTTATTGCTAGGAACGAGAATGGAGAGGTCCTCGCAGCTGCCACGAAACCAGCAATGGCGTGTTTATCTCCTTTGTTGGCGGAAGCGGAAGCTTTCAGGTGGAACATGGGTTTAGCGTTGGAGTTGGGCTTCCGCGTGGTGATGATGGAGAGGGATTGCAAAGCTCTTCATGATGCTTGGTTCAAGAAGGACAAGGGCTgctcttatttattttctgttaTTTCTGATTGTAATGACTTGGCCTCGAGTTTTGCCtcttttggtttttattttgttcgTAGAACTGGTAATAAGGTAGTAGACCTTTTGGCGAAGCATGCTGGTGACTTTGGTGATTCGGTTCGACGAAGATCCCCACTTCTTCATGCCGTTTGTCCTTGA
- the LOC130722339 gene encoding proline transporter 2-like, with product MGTGENDDSNKVYAKNQDHVEVPDTAHQISSDSWLQVAFVLTTGVNSAYVLGYSGTVMVPLGWTGGVVGLLLACGISLYANVLVARLHEYGGKRHIRYRDLAGFIYGRKAYSLTWALQYINLFMINTGFIILAGSALKATYVLFSDDGKMTLPYCIIVAGVVCAMFAICIPHLSALGVWLGVSTLFSLAYIVIAFVLSLNDGLKSPPRDYSISGDGATKVFTTIGASANLVFAYNTGMLPEIQATIREPVHKNMMKALYFQFTVGVLPLYLVVFTGYWAFGSSTSAYLLNNVSGPVWVKAVANITAFLQAVIALHIFASPMYEYLDTKFGIKGSAMKVKNLSFRITVRGGYLAFNTFVSALLPFLGDFMSLTGAISTFPLTFILANHMYLEAKKDKLTNFQKLWHWINIIFFSLMSVAATVSALRLISVDSKTYHIFADL from the exons ATGGGAACAGGAGAAAATGATGATTCAAACAAGGTTTATGCCAAGAACCAGGACCATGTTGAAGTCCCAGATACCGCTCATCAAATCAGCAGCG ATTCATGGTTGCAGGTGGCTTTTGTGCTCACCACCGGAGTCAACAGTGCTTATGTGCTTGGATATTCCGGCACCGTCATGGTTCCGCTGGGTTGGACCGGCGGCGTAGTTGGTCTGCTTCTTGCTTGTGGAATATCACTCTATGCAAATGTTCTTGTTGCCAGGCTCCATGAATATGGAGGGAAAAGGCACATTAGATACAGAGATCTTGCTGGTTTCATATATG GTAGGAAAGCATATTCTCTCACTTGGGCTCTGCAGTATATCAATCTTTTCATGATAAATACTGGCTTCATCATTTTGGCTGGTTCAGCCTTGAAA GCTACTTATGTTCTGTTTAGTGATGATGGGAAGATGACGCTTCCATATTGTATCATCGTAGCTGGAGTGGTGTGTGCGATGTTTGCCATTTGTATTCCACATCTTTCAGCTCTTGGAGTTTGGTTGGGAGTTTCAACACTCTTCAGCTTAGCATATATTGTGATAGCATTTGTGCTATCGCTTAATGATG GACTAAAATCACCACCTAGAGATTACAGCATTTCAGGAGATGGTGCAACTAAAGTGTTCACAACAATTGGAGCATCTGCAAATCTCGTTTTCGCATACAACACTGGCATGCTTCCTGAGATACAG GCAACAATCAGGGAGCCAGTTCATAAGAACATGATGAAAGCTCTTTACTTTCAGTTTACTGTTGGGGTTCTACCATTGTACCTGGTTGTCTTCACAGGCTACTGGGCCTTTGGATCTTCTACATCAGCCTATTTGTTGAATAATGTGTCTGGTCCTGTCTGGGTGAAAGCTGTGGCCAATATCACAGCCTTTCTTCAAGCAGTCATTGCATTGCAT ATATTTGCAAGTCCAATGTATGAGTACCTGGATACTAAATTTGGGATCAAAGGAAGTGCAATGAAGGTTAAGAACTTGTCATTTCGAATCACGGTGAGAGGTGGCTACCTGGCCTTCAATACATTTGTGTCGGCTCTCCTTCCATTCCTTGGAGACTTCATGAGCCTCACAGGGGCGATCAGCACATTCCCCCTTACATTTATCCTTGCAAACCACATGTATCTAGAGGCAAAGAAGGACAAACTAACAAACTTCCAAAAGCTCTGGCACTGGATCAACATTATTTTCTTTAGCCTCATGTCTGTTGCAGCAACAGTTTCAGCGTTGCGGCTGATTTCTGTAGACTCCAAAACATACCACATTTTTGCTGATTTGTGA